The Microbacter sp. GSS18 genome has a segment encoding these proteins:
- a CDS encoding biotin/lipoate A/B protein ligase family protein: protein MHGEYKVPGGKLVVVDLEERDGRIADFRLAGDFFLEPDDALDDIDAAVNGLPVEADVAAIAAAIRAALPEGAQLLGFSPEAVGTAVRRALVTAPGWRDFDWEIVHEHPVSPRMNLALDEVLTGRVGDGRRRPTLRVWEWDQSAVVIGSFQSYRNEVDPEGAARHGFDVVRRISGGGAMMMGANAIITYSLYVPASLVAGMTFADSYAFLDDWVLQGLRSLGIDAVYQPLNDIASPQGKIGGAAQKRLANGGVLHHATLSYDMDGQMMTEVLRIGREKLSDKGTTSAAKRVDPLRRQTGLPREAIIQKLVDTFAHLYGAVPGGISEDEYAEAEALVESKFATDTWLHRVP, encoded by the coding sequence ATGCACGGCGAGTACAAGGTGCCCGGGGGAAAGCTGGTCGTCGTCGACCTCGAGGAGCGCGACGGGCGCATCGCCGACTTCCGCCTCGCGGGCGACTTCTTCCTCGAGCCCGACGACGCCTTGGACGACATCGACGCCGCGGTCAACGGACTGCCGGTCGAGGCCGACGTCGCCGCGATCGCCGCCGCGATCCGCGCGGCCCTTCCTGAGGGCGCGCAGCTGCTCGGCTTCTCGCCCGAAGCCGTCGGCACGGCGGTGCGCCGGGCTCTCGTCACAGCGCCGGGCTGGCGTGACTTCGACTGGGAGATCGTCCACGAGCATCCGGTGTCTCCGCGCATGAACCTCGCCCTGGACGAGGTCCTCACCGGCCGCGTCGGCGACGGGCGGCGACGTCCGACGCTGCGCGTGTGGGAGTGGGACCAGTCGGCCGTCGTGATCGGGTCGTTCCAGTCGTATCGCAACGAGGTCGACCCCGAAGGGGCGGCCCGACACGGCTTCGACGTCGTGCGCAGGATCTCGGGCGGCGGCGCGATGATGATGGGCGCGAACGCGATCATCACCTACTCGCTCTACGTCCCGGCATCCCTCGTCGCGGGCATGACGTTCGCCGACTCGTACGCGTTCCTCGACGACTGGGTGCTGCAGGGGCTGCGCTCGCTCGGCATCGACGCGGTCTACCAGCCGCTCAACGACATCGCCTCACCCCAGGGCAAGATCGGCGGCGCCGCCCAGAAGCGCCTCGCCAACGGCGGCGTGCTCCACCACGCCACGCTCAGCTACGACATGGACGGTCAGATGATGACCGAGGTGCTGCGCATCGGGCGCGAGAAGCTCAGCGACAAGGGCACGACGTCGGCGGCCAAGCGCGTGGACCCGCTGCGGCGCCAGACCGGCCTGCCGCGCGAGGCGATCATCCAGAAGCTCGTCGACACGTTCGCCCACCTGTACGGTGCGGTCCCCGGCGGCATCTCCGAGGACGAGTATGCCGAGGCCGAGGCGCTCGTGGAGTCGAAGTTCGCCACGGACACGTGGCTGCACCGCGTTCCCTGA
- a CDS encoding alpha/beta fold hydrolase, with product MPEFIDAHGIAIVYDVHPARTTPRAVVQLLHGVGEHAGRYGALVEALTAEGYTVYADDHRGHGRTGLKQHSGEVEKIGRLGPGGLRAAVAAVWQLTGIIRDENPDLPLVLLGHSWGSFLAQMLVDDHPDGYDAVVLSGTSARWPGYLNSGALNARWDGPDAHGAEWLASDPSVGQVFVDDPLTTLTPLQKLFGPLDTLRLVGLPRKNLERDLPALLMVGRDDPLGGPRGVHRLAKAYRERSGLTDVTTLVYPDARHEIFNEVMQAEVRADLLAWLDRRFAARD from the coding sequence ATGCCCGAGTTCATCGACGCGCACGGCATTGCGATCGTCTACGACGTCCACCCCGCCCGGACGACGCCGCGAGCGGTCGTCCAGCTGCTCCACGGCGTCGGCGAGCATGCGGGTCGCTACGGGGCGCTGGTCGAGGCGCTGACCGCAGAGGGTTACACGGTCTATGCCGACGACCACCGGGGGCACGGGCGGACCGGGCTGAAACAGCACTCCGGTGAGGTGGAGAAGATCGGACGCCTCGGCCCCGGCGGTCTCCGTGCCGCCGTCGCGGCGGTGTGGCAGCTGACGGGCATCATCCGCGACGAGAACCCCGATCTTCCGCTGGTGCTCCTCGGTCACTCGTGGGGCTCCTTCCTCGCGCAGATGCTCGTCGACGACCACCCCGACGGGTACGACGCCGTCGTGCTGAGCGGGACCTCGGCCCGCTGGCCCGGCTACCTCAACAGCGGAGCCCTCAACGCCCGGTGGGACGGCCCCGACGCCCACGGCGCCGAGTGGCTCGCGTCCGACCCCTCCGTCGGGCAGGTGTTCGTGGACGATCCGCTGACGACCCTCACCCCGCTCCAGAAGCTGTTCGGGCCGCTCGACACGCTGCGACTGGTGGGTCTGCCGCGGAAGAACCTCGAGCGGGACCTGCCGGCGCTCCTCATGGTCGGCCGCGACGACCCTCTGGGTGGTCCGCGCGGTGTGCACCGTCTCGCCAAGGCATACCGGGAGCGGTCGGGACTGACCGACGTGACCACGCTGGTGTACCCCGACGCGCGCCACGAGATCTTCAACGAGGTCATGCAGGCCGAGGTCCGCGCAGACCTTCTCGCGTGGCTCGACCGCCGCTTCGCGGCCCGCGACTGA
- a CDS encoding MFS transporter has product MTDMFARRWIGLVFISIAVSLIIVDSTIVNVAIPAIVDDLGITSTEVQWVQEAYTLVFASLLLLFGSFADRWGRKRMLLIGVVIFAGSSIFAALAPTGGLLILARLVQGVGGAMMLPTTLSLINATFRGRERGIAFAVWGSTIGGMAAVGPLLGGWLTTEFSWRWAFGINIPLGILILIGVSLTVAESRERSHKGMDILGAVLSVLLFGSLVFGLIEGRSYGWWEANDPIDFGAFTWPWSISPIPFAFAVAALSLAAFAAWEIRRSRAGRGTLIEPSLFGISSFRNGNVAALVVSLGEFGLILSLPLWLQFVLGFDALQTGFMLLALAGGSFLASGFAGGLSGRVAPVVIVRAGIIAEIVGVTWAGFVIAPDAAWGWLIPALAVYGFGVGLATAQLTGLILQDVPVDLSGQGSGTQSTSRQVGSALGIAILGTVLFTSTGGILGGLLDDRGVPADQRDQIVASVVDSAGGAIAGLEASPDTQGIADDAKTAFSDGTRLAAFTAAGFLTIGLFATLSLGRGDLRREEAEESVAKPPA; this is encoded by the coding sequence ATGACGGACATGTTCGCGCGCCGCTGGATCGGCCTGGTCTTCATCAGCATCGCCGTGTCGCTCATCATCGTCGACTCGACGATCGTCAACGTCGCGATCCCCGCGATCGTCGACGATCTCGGCATCACCTCGACGGAGGTGCAGTGGGTGCAGGAGGCCTACACCCTGGTCTTCGCCTCACTGCTGCTGCTCTTCGGCAGCTTCGCCGATCGCTGGGGGCGAAAGCGGATGCTGCTGATCGGCGTGGTCATCTTCGCCGGCTCGTCGATCTTCGCCGCTCTCGCGCCGACCGGCGGCCTGCTCATCCTCGCCCGCCTCGTCCAGGGCGTCGGGGGCGCCATGATGCTCCCGACGACGCTGTCGCTGATCAACGCGACCTTCCGCGGCCGCGAGCGCGGCATCGCCTTCGCCGTGTGGGGCTCCACCATCGGCGGCATGGCCGCCGTGGGCCCGCTGCTGGGCGGATGGCTGACCACGGAGTTCTCGTGGCGATGGGCGTTCGGCATCAACATCCCGCTGGGCATCCTGATCCTCATCGGGGTGTCGCTCACCGTGGCCGAATCGCGGGAGAGAAGCCACAAGGGCATGGACATCCTCGGCGCCGTGCTGTCGGTGCTCCTGTTCGGCTCGCTGGTGTTCGGCCTCATCGAGGGTCGGTCCTACGGATGGTGGGAGGCGAACGACCCCATCGACTTCGGCGCATTCACCTGGCCGTGGTCGATCTCGCCGATCCCGTTCGCCTTCGCCGTCGCCGCACTCTCGCTCGCGGCGTTCGCGGCGTGGGAGATCCGCCGCAGCCGTGCCGGGCGCGGAACGCTGATCGAGCCGTCGCTGTTCGGGATCTCGTCCTTCCGCAATGGCAATGTCGCGGCGCTGGTCGTCTCGCTCGGCGAGTTCGGCCTCATCCTGTCGCTGCCGCTGTGGCTGCAGTTCGTGCTCGGCTTCGACGCCCTGCAGACCGGCTTCATGCTGCTGGCGCTGGCGGGCGGCTCGTTCCTGGCGAGCGGCTTCGCCGGCGGACTCAGCGGACGGGTCGCGCCGGTGGTGATCGTGCGCGCGGGGATCATCGCCGAGATCGTCGGCGTGACGTGGGCGGGTTTCGTCATCGCCCCCGACGCGGCATGGGGGTGGCTCATCCCCGCCCTCGCCGTCTACGGCTTCGGCGTGGGACTGGCTACCGCCCAGCTGACCGGGCTCATCCTGCAGGATGTGCCCGTGGATCTGTCCGGCCAGGGGTCGGGCACCCAGTCGACGTCGCGCCAGGTCGGCTCGGCCCTGGGCATCGCGATCCTCGGGACGGTGCTGTTCACGAGCACCGGCGGCATCCTCGGCGGACTGCTCGACGACCGGGGCGTCCCGGCCGACCAGCGCGATCAGATCGTCGCATCGGTGGTCGACAGCGCCGGCGGGGCGATCGCGGGGCTCGAGGCATCGCCGGACACCCAGGGCATCGCCGACGACGCGAAGACCGCGTTCAGCGACGGCACGCGCCTCGCGGCGTTCACCGCCGCCGGCTTCCTCACCATCGGGCTGTTCGCCACCCTCTCGCTCGGACGCGGCGACCTGCGGCGGGAAGAGGCCGAGGAGTCCGTCGCGAAGCCTCCCGCGTGA
- a CDS encoding MarR family transcriptional regulator — translation MNDSPASATPDDHAHLAPAAAELRMAVFRFARRMRAERAVDAMSDGQFAVLASLKVHGAHTLGELAERERVTAPSMNRTVNCLEESGWVARAPDEEDRRKVNISLTDAGLDVVDETVRRRDRWVEEVLADLDEDDRAALARAAAIMERAVAR, via the coding sequence ATGAACGACTCCCCCGCCTCAGCCACCCCCGACGATCACGCGCATCTGGCTCCGGCCGCCGCCGAGCTGAGGATGGCGGTGTTCCGGTTCGCCCGCCGCATGCGCGCCGAGCGTGCGGTCGACGCCATGAGCGACGGGCAGTTCGCCGTGCTGGCCTCGTTGAAGGTGCACGGCGCCCACACCCTGGGCGAGCTCGCCGAACGGGAGCGGGTCACCGCGCCTTCGATGAACCGCACCGTGAACTGCCTCGAGGAGTCGGGGTGGGTCGCGCGCGCGCCCGACGAGGAGGATCGGCGCAAGGTGAACATCTCGCTCACGGATGCCGGCCTCGACGTCGTCGACGAGACGGTGCGCCGCCGCGACCGGTGGGTCGAGGAAGTCCTCGCCGACCTCGACGAAGACGACCGCGCAGCTCTGGCCCGAGCCGCGGCGATCATGGAGCGGGCGGTGGCGCGATGA
- a CDS encoding MFS transporter, with the protein MKAMFRSFSAFNYRIWFLGALVSNIGGWMQATAQDWVVLTELTNNDATAMGVTMALQFGPPLVLVSLTGWVADRFDRRRILMITQSSLLLLATGAGILLLTGVMTLPIMFCFALAFGVANAFDAPARQAFVSDVVSRENASNAIALNSASFNLARLIGPAVGGLLIVVVGTGWVFVINAATFLAMLVALVSMHTHELVPRVRASGRARLSEGFRYVWGRPDLRVTFTMVFLLGAFGMNFPIFASTMALEFGQDADGYGVLSSILAIGSFAGALLAARRDRARVRVMVFAAGGFGLASLVSAVMPAYGLYALALVFVGFSTVTMLTTANGYVQTTTDPALRGRVLALYMAVIMGATPIGAPITGWVASTFGPRVAITVGAVAVLAGFAIGLTWMLTSGRVHRHAQRRFRLTIDETRPLEVIDTVPEDFSEQVATTSPITLPARPDVREPRAAG; encoded by the coding sequence ATGAAGGCGATGTTCCGGTCGTTCTCGGCCTTCAACTACCGCATCTGGTTCCTCGGCGCCCTCGTCTCGAACATCGGCGGCTGGATGCAGGCGACCGCCCAGGACTGGGTGGTGCTGACCGAGCTGACCAACAACGACGCCACCGCGATGGGCGTGACGATGGCGCTGCAGTTCGGCCCGCCGCTCGTGCTCGTGAGCCTCACGGGCTGGGTCGCCGACCGCTTCGACCGGCGGCGGATCCTGATGATCACGCAGTCCAGCCTGCTGCTGCTCGCGACAGGAGCGGGCATCCTGCTGCTCACCGGCGTGATGACGCTCCCGATCATGTTCTGCTTCGCCCTCGCGTTCGGCGTCGCCAACGCGTTCGACGCGCCGGCGCGGCAGGCGTTCGTCTCGGATGTCGTCAGCCGCGAGAACGCCTCGAACGCGATCGCCCTCAACTCCGCGTCGTTCAACCTGGCGCGGCTCATCGGGCCCGCCGTCGGCGGCCTCCTGATCGTCGTCGTCGGCACCGGCTGGGTGTTCGTCATCAACGCCGCGACGTTCCTCGCGATGCTGGTGGCCCTCGTGTCGATGCACACGCACGAGCTCGTGCCGCGCGTGCGGGCATCCGGACGCGCGCGACTCTCGGAGGGGTTCCGGTACGTGTGGGGCAGACCGGACCTCCGGGTGACCTTCACGATGGTGTTCCTGCTGGGCGCATTCGGCATGAACTTCCCGATCTTCGCCTCGACGATGGCGCTGGAGTTCGGACAGGACGCCGACGGCTACGGCGTGCTGAGCTCGATCCTGGCCATCGGCTCGTTCGCCGGAGCCCTGCTGGCGGCGCGGCGCGACCGCGCTCGCGTGCGGGTCATGGTGTTCGCCGCCGGCGGTTTCGGGCTCGCGTCCCTCGTTTCGGCGGTCATGCCCGCGTACGGCCTCTACGCCCTCGCCCTGGTGTTCGTCGGCTTCTCGACGGTCACGATGCTCACCACCGCCAACGGCTACGTGCAGACCACGACCGACCCGGCGCTGCGCGGACGCGTGCTCGCGCTCTACATGGCCGTCATCATGGGAGCGACGCCCATCGGCGCGCCGATCACCGGCTGGGTGGCCTCGACCTTCGGCCCGCGCGTGGCGATCACGGTGGGAGCCGTCGCGGTGCTGGCGGGCTTCGCGATCGGTCTGACGTGGATGCTGACGTCGGGACGCGTGCACCGACACGCACAGCGCCGGTTCCGCCTCACCATCGACGAGACGCGGCCCCTCGAGGTCATCGACACCGTGCCCGAGGACTTCAGCGAGCAGGTCGCGACGACCTCGCCGATCACCCTGCCCGCCCGTCCCGACGTCCGGGAGCCGCGCGCGGCCGGCTGA